A single window of Dermochelys coriacea isolate rDerCor1 chromosome 2, rDerCor1.pri.v4, whole genome shotgun sequence DNA harbors:
- the CCK gene encoding cholecystokinin isoform X1: MVQSSSVTSLQAELRPLPPNEAMYSGICIYMFLAMLSTSSFGQQAIGSHNENPVATELEQSLTKHHRHVRVPSSAGQLKPIQRVDGNVDQKANIGALLAKYLQQARKGPTGRISIMGNRVQNIDPSHRINDRDYMGWMDFGRRSAEEYEYSS, translated from the exons ATGGTTCAGAGTTCGAGCGTCACGTCGCTGCAAGCGGAGCTACGGCCACTGCCCCCTAACGAAG CTATGTACAGTGGTATCTGCATCTACATGTTCCTTGCTATGCTGTCAACAAGCTCTTTTGGACAGCAGGCTATAGGCTCACACAATGAGAATCCTGTGGCCACTGAGCTTGAGCAGAGCTTGACAAAACATCACCGACATGTTCGTGTCCCTTCATCAGCTGGCCAGCTGAAACCTATCCAGCGGGTGGATGGAAATGTTGACCAAAAAGCCAACATAGGAGCTTTGTTGGCCAAATATCTCCAGCAAGCCAGAAAAG GTCCTACTGGAAGGATCTCAATTATGGGAAATAGGGTACAGAACATTGACCCGTCACACAGGATAAATGACAGAGATTACATGGGCTGGATGGATTTTGGACGCCGCAGTGCTGAAGAATATGAGTACTCCTCTTAA
- the CCK gene encoding cholecystokinin isoform X2 produces MMAMYSGICIYMFLAMLSTSSFGQQAIGSHNENPVATELEQSLTKHHRHVRVPSSAGQLKPIQRVDGNVDQKANIGALLAKYLQQARKGPTGRISIMGNRVQNIDPSHRINDRDYMGWMDFGRRSAEEYEYSS; encoded by the exons ATGATGG CTATGTACAGTGGTATCTGCATCTACATGTTCCTTGCTATGCTGTCAACAAGCTCTTTTGGACAGCAGGCTATAGGCTCACACAATGAGAATCCTGTGGCCACTGAGCTTGAGCAGAGCTTGACAAAACATCACCGACATGTTCGTGTCCCTTCATCAGCTGGCCAGCTGAAACCTATCCAGCGGGTGGATGGAAATGTTGACCAAAAAGCCAACATAGGAGCTTTGTTGGCCAAATATCTCCAGCAAGCCAGAAAAG GTCCTACTGGAAGGATCTCAATTATGGGAAATAGGGTACAGAACATTGACCCGTCACACAGGATAAATGACAGAGATTACATGGGCTGGATGGATTTTGGACGCCGCAGTGCTGAAGAATATGAGTACTCCTCTTAA
- the CCK gene encoding cholecystokinin isoform X3 — MYSGICIYMFLAMLSTSSFGQQAIGSHNENPVATELEQSLTKHHRHVRVPSSAGQLKPIQRVDGNVDQKANIGALLAKYLQQARKGPTGRISIMGNRVQNIDPSHRINDRDYMGWMDFGRRSAEEYEYSS, encoded by the exons ATGTACAGTGGTATCTGCATCTACATGTTCCTTGCTATGCTGTCAACAAGCTCTTTTGGACAGCAGGCTATAGGCTCACACAATGAGAATCCTGTGGCCACTGAGCTTGAGCAGAGCTTGACAAAACATCACCGACATGTTCGTGTCCCTTCATCAGCTGGCCAGCTGAAACCTATCCAGCGGGTGGATGGAAATGTTGACCAAAAAGCCAACATAGGAGCTTTGTTGGCCAAATATCTCCAGCAAGCCAGAAAAG GTCCTACTGGAAGGATCTCAATTATGGGAAATAGGGTACAGAACATTGACCCGTCACACAGGATAAATGACAGAGATTACATGGGCTGGATGGATTTTGGACGCCGCAGTGCTGAAGAATATGAGTACTCCTCTTAA